A stretch of the Lolium perenne isolate Kyuss_39 chromosome 3, Kyuss_2.0, whole genome shotgun sequence genome encodes the following:
- the LOC127340267 gene encoding F-box protein At5g49610 codes for MAKPVRTWGAHGSSSLPEEILVWEILVRLPHKDLVRCRAVSHAWRRAASARDLLLEHHRRQPSLPLINRRVKPGAGEPRCWLHVAALDHEKLQPVARLDSLHVCVKASCDGLLLLAEGVRGTPTGMSASICNPATRQMGRLPQLKGYVAMGLYRHRPTGEYRLLLRWWFSRSSMYVLELDRHELPLRRIQCPPDASHYRLSSSSSSTPVLLHGNLHWTLDTLAVPRRTEIQVFDTTAESFRRMSSPDVPIRGADLFEMDGVLGMYSWDDAMRVVRIWAMQEYESHVWALKCSVELPMMPEMPLTQERRRSMMVVCEEGVVRVLVACGGLLLCVDTEGKLLASSRDDDHSLSISKQFLKTSLVSHDFFSTFQGDMNDR; via the coding sequence ATGGCGAAGCCCGTGAGAACATGGGGTGCCCATGGAAGCAGCAGCCTCCCGGAGGAGATCTTGGTGTGGGAGATCCTCGTCCGTCTGCCCCACAAAGATCTCGTCCGCTGCCGCGCCGTGAGCCACGCGTGGCGCCGTGCCGCCTCCGCCCGCGATCTCCTCCTGGAACACCACCGCCGCCAGCCATCACTCCCCCTCATCAACCGCAGAGTAAAACCCGGCGCCGGGGAACCCCGCTGCTGGCTCCACGTCGCCGCCTTGGACCATGAGAAGCTCCAGCCCGTGGCGCGGCTGGACAGCCTGCACGTCTGCGTGAAGGCTTCCTGCGACGGGCTGCTGCTCCTGGCGGAAGGAGTTCGCGGCACGCCTACCGGCATGAGCGCCTCCATCTGCAACCCGGCGACGCGCCAGATGGGCCGTCTCCCGCAGCTGAAGGGGTACGTCGCCATGGGGCTCTACCGGCACCGCCCCACGGGCGAGTACCGGCTGCTGCTGCGCTGGTGGTTCAGCAGGAGCTCGATGTACGTCTTGGAGCTGGACCGCCACGAGCTGCCGCTGAGGCGCATCCAGTGCCCGCCGGACGCGTCGCACTACCGgttatcctcctcctcctcctccacgcctgtCCTGCTCCACGGTAACCTGCACTGGACATTGGACACTCTGGCTGTGCCGCGTCGGACAGAAATACAAGTGTTCGACACAACAGCAGAGTCATTCCGTCGAATGAGTTCTCCTGATGTTCCTATACGCGGGGCTGATCTGTTTGAGATGGACGGCGTTCTTGGCATGTACAGCTGGGATGATGCCATGAGAGTTGTTCGTATCTGGGCGATGCAGGAGTACGAGAGCCATGTCTGGGCTCTCAAGTGCAGCGTCGAATTGCCCATGATGCCGGAGATGCCGCTGACCCAGGAGCGTCGGAGGAGCATGATGGTTGTGTGCGAAGAGGGGGTTGTGCGCGTGCTGGTCGCTTGTGGAGGATTGCTGCTCTGTGTTGACACTGAGGGCAAGTTGCTGGCAAGTTCCCGTGATGATGATCATAGCCTCTCCATTTCGAAGCAGTTCCTGAAGACAAGCCTGGTTTCACATGACTTCTTCTCAACGTTTCAGGGTGACATGAATGATCGATGA
- the LOC127345440 gene encoding putative disease resistance protein At1g50180 isoform X2, giving the protein MAETAITTVLAKVAELVAWEAAVLLEVGDDVRLLRDKLEWLHTFIRDADRRRRLRDDEFVAVWVRQTRDVAFEAEDALDDFLHRAGRHRRRRNPPPALPTGARCSAWRWRWQWQWPRRPRCAGLQVALRHDLSARVRQIRKRLDEISANRAAYNIEHAPAPAWAASSATTLDHWDDLEEYTVGFDKYSNMLREQLLDVDAVSGRAVVSITGESSIGKTTLAHKVYQSPEVRNHFAIRTWTVLPPNSRPSDVLRDIRRQAGSQLRRFTSHGQVVEDGGGCDAGNKGKDISNSLFRNMTGRRYLVVVDGSIAVADWNSLRASLPDEGNGSRVLLVTDAAGLEVVGYAGGPTYDPIELTRLNPENTYELFRRRVFGRRGDCPGRYKSRYYQDVFRITRGLPLSVVVLAGVLRSKELPVEWDQVMMQLLAARDQPQCKNSNGGRRIMSLAFDDLPHHLKSCFLYFAAMPESVHVDAARLVRLWVAEGFVRPRRGSTMEEVGQGYLKELISRCMVQLVDKDEFGTVRTVVVHDRLHAFAQDEAQEACFVESHDSTDVLAPATVRRLAVQNTTGKHVHLGNALPKLRTIVCDFVNGSTTKPSVCFHSTDLGFLHASKFLRVIDIHGLELKKLPNEIGSMIHIRYLGLQCGQLERLPSTINKLVNLQSLILKGSNGMLGVTAAFWMIPTLRHVVAPFALPKCLGDLYSLQTLHGVQPHCWDTRIGAGNPLGRATNLRSLELSGLTAAHVGTLTSALESLDLLVHLVLQGESLPRAVFTVPSLRRLQSLRLVGSMDEDEDEEEADDVAVRYIRPNLTRLSMWYTMVGQSFVDMLGELPSLAELKLMWGAYDGEQLVFQDGGFSGLHTLGLALPELEEWTVRSGSMAALVTLTLFRCANVQMLPEALAGMKELEEVVLFKMPKMVGRIEEGGEDHHKIKHVPVVQTIR; this is encoded by the exons ATGGCGGAGACGGCGATCACGACGGTGCTGGCGAAGGTGGCAGAGCTGGTAGCCTGGGAAGCCGCAGTGCTGCTGGAGGTGGGCGACGACGTGCGCCTCCTCCGCGACAAGCTCGAGTGGCTCCACACCTTCATCCGCGACGCCGACCGCAGGCGCCGCCTCCGCGACGACGAGTTCGTCGCCGTCTGGGTGCGCCAGACCCGCGACGTCGCGTTCGAGGCCGAGGACGCGCTCGACGACTTCCTCCACCGCGCAGGGCGACACCGCCGCCGACGCAACCCGCCCCCGGCGCTCCCCACCGGGGCTCGGTGCTCCGCGTGGCGGTGGCGCTGGCAGTGGCAGTGGCCCCGCCGCCCGCGCTGCGCGGGGCTGCAGGTCGCGCTCCGCCACGACCTCTCCGCCCGCGTCCGCCAGATCAGGAAGAGGCTCGACGAGATCTCCGCCAACCGCGCCGCCTACAACATCGAGCACGCGCCGGCGCCCGCCTGGGCCGCTTCCTCCGCCACCACCCTCGATCATT GGGATGATCTGGAGGAGTACACTGTCGGCTTCGACAAGTACAGCAACATGCTCAGGGAGCAGCTCCTCGACGTCGACGCTGTCTCTGGCCGCGCCGTCGTCTCCATCACGGGCGAGAGCAGCATCGGCAAGACCACGCTAGCTCACAAGGTCTACCAGAGCCCCGAGGTCCGCAACCACTTCGCCATACGCACCTGGACGGTGCTCCCTCCCAACAGCCGCCCATCCGACGTGCTCCGTGACATCCGTAGGCAGGCCGGCTCCCAGCTTCGGCGGTTCACGTCCCACGGCCAGGTTGTGGAAGATGGTGGTGGCTGCGACGCTGGCAACAAGGGCAAGGACATCAGCAACTCGCTGTTCCGGAACATGACCGGCAGGCGGTACCTCGTCGTGGTCGATGGCAGCATCGCGGTTGCTGACTGGAACAGCCTCCGGGCGTCGCTCCCCGATGAGGGCAACGGCAGCAGGGTGTTGCTGGTCACCGACGCGGCGGGGCTGGAGGTTGTGGGCTACGCCGGTGGCCCGACGTACGACCCCATCGAGCTGACGCGGCTCAACCCGGAGAACACATACGAGCTGTTCCGGCGCAGGGTGTTTGGCCGCCGTGGCGACTGCCCTGGACGGTACAAGTCGAGGTACTACCAAGACGTGTTCCGGATCACCCGTGGCCTGCCGCTGTCCGTCGTCGTCCTTGCGGGCGTGCTCCGGTCCAAGGAACTGCCGGTGGAGTGGGATCAAGTGATGATGCAGCTGCTGGCGGCAAGGGACCAGCCACAGTGCAAGAACAGCAACGGCGGGAGGCGGATAATGTCGCTGGCATTCGACGACCTGCCGCACCACCTCAAGTCATGCTTCCTCTACTTTGCGGCGATGCCAGAGAGCGTGCACGTGGACGCGGCGAGGCTGGTGAGGCTGTGGGTCGCTGAGGGGTTTGTCCGGCCGCGGCGTGGGAGCACCATGGAGGAGGTCGGGCAGGGGTACCTCAAGGAGCTCATCTCCCGGTGCATGGTGCAGCTGGTGGACAAGGACGAGTTCGGCACTGTGAGGACGGTGGTGGTGCATGACCGTCTCCACGCCTTTGCCCAGGACGAGGCGCAGGAGGCGTGTTTTGTCGAGAGCCACGACAGCACCGACGTGCTCGCCCCCGCCACTGTGCGCCGCCTCGCTGTCCAGAACACCACCGGCAAACATGTCCACCTCGGCAATGCACTGCCCAAGCTCCGCACCATCGTCTGCGACTTCGTCAATGGCAGTACTACCAAGCCCAGCGTCTGCTTCCACTCCACCGACCTGGGCTTCCTCCATGCTTCCAAGTTCCTCCGCGTCATCGACATCCATGGCCTTGAGCTCAAGAAATTACCAAATGAGATCGGCTCAATGATCCACATAAG gtACCTTGGCCTTCAGTGCGGTCAGTTGGAGAGGCTGCCGAGCACGATAAACAAGCTGGTGAACCTGCAGTCACTGATACTCAAGGGCAGCAATGGCATGCTGGGCGTGACCGCCGCGTTCTGGATGATCCCAACGCTGCGGCACGTCGTGGCACCGTTCGCGCTGCCCAAGTGCTTGGGTGACCTGTACAGCCTCCAGACGCTCCATGGCGTGCAGCCGCACTGCTGGGACACACGTATCGGTGCCGGCAACCCGCTGGGGAGGGCCACTAACCTCCGGTCGCTGGAGCTCAGCGGGCTCACCGCCGCGCACGTCGGCACGCTGACTTCTGCACTGGAGAGCCTCGACCTGCTGGTACACCTGGTGCTGCAGGGCGAATCACTGCCACGGGCCGTGTTCACCGTCCCGAGCCTGCGGCGGCTGCAGAGCTTAAGGCTGGTGGGGTCCATGGACGAagatgaggacgaggaggaggccgatGACGTTGCCGTCCGGTACATCCGGCCGAACCTGACGAGGCTGTCGATGTGGTACACGATGGTGGGGCAGAGCTTCGTGGACATGCTGGGCGAGCTGCCGAGCCTGGCAGAGCTGAAGCTGATGTGGGGCGCCTACGACGGCGAGCAGCTGGTGTTCCAGGACGGCGGGTTCTCGGGACTGCATACGCTGGGGCTGGCGCTGCCGGAGCTGGAGGAATGGACGGTGAGATCAGGGTCCATGGCGGCGCTGGTGACGCTGACGCTGTTCCGGTGCGCCAACGTGCAGATGCTCCCAGAGGCTCTGGCCGGGATGAAGGAGCTGGAGGAGGTTGTGCTGTTCAAAATGCCGAAGATGGTGGGGAGGATCGAGGAGGGAGGCGAGGATCACCACAAGATCAAGCATGTCCCTGTCGTTCAGACCATCCGGTAG
- the LOC127345440 gene encoding probable disease resistance RPP8-like protein 2 isoform X1 has translation MITRTATLKMTSNYMIEGLTIAQSISICLLDQIKLSALYCSGGSSRSSHTHGPWDDLEEYTVGFDKYSNMLREQLLDVDAVSGRAVVSITGESSIGKTTLAHKVYQSPEVRNHFAIRTWTVLPPNSRPSDVLRDIRRQAGSQLRRFTSHGQVVEDGGGCDAGNKGKDISNSLFRNMTGRRYLVVVDGSIAVADWNSLRASLPDEGNGSRVLLVTDAAGLEVVGYAGGPTYDPIELTRLNPENTYELFRRRVFGRRGDCPGRYKSRYYQDVFRITRGLPLSVVVLAGVLRSKELPVEWDQVMMQLLAARDQPQCKNSNGGRRIMSLAFDDLPHHLKSCFLYFAAMPESVHVDAARLVRLWVAEGFVRPRRGSTMEEVGQGYLKELISRCMVQLVDKDEFGTVRTVVVHDRLHAFAQDEAQEACFVESHDSTDVLAPATVRRLAVQNTTGKHVHLGNALPKLRTIVCDFVNGSTTKPSVCFHSTDLGFLHASKFLRVIDIHGLELKKLPNEIGSMIHIRYLGLQCGQLERLPSTINKLVNLQSLILKGSNGMLGVTAAFWMIPTLRHVVAPFALPKCLGDLYSLQTLHGVQPHCWDTRIGAGNPLGRATNLRSLELSGLTAAHVGTLTSALESLDLLVHLVLQGESLPRAVFTVPSLRRLQSLRLVGSMDEDEDEEEADDVAVRYIRPNLTRLSMWYTMVGQSFVDMLGELPSLAELKLMWGAYDGEQLVFQDGGFSGLHTLGLALPELEEWTVRSGSMAALVTLTLFRCANVQMLPEALAGMKELEEVVLFKMPKMVGRIEEGGEDHHKIKHVPVVQTIR, from the exons ATGATTACCCGCACAGCCACTCTGAAAATGACATCAAACTATATGATTGAAGGATTGACTATAGCTCAGTCGATTTCGATTTGCCTGCTCGACCAAATTAAGTTGTCAGCGTTATATTGTTCCGGTGGCAGCAGTCGTTCTAGCCACACCCATGGACCATG GGATGATCTGGAGGAGTACACTGTCGGCTTCGACAAGTACAGCAACATGCTCAGGGAGCAGCTCCTCGACGTCGACGCTGTCTCTGGCCGCGCCGTCGTCTCCATCACGGGCGAGAGCAGCATCGGCAAGACCACGCTAGCTCACAAGGTCTACCAGAGCCCCGAGGTCCGCAACCACTTCGCCATACGCACCTGGACGGTGCTCCCTCCCAACAGCCGCCCATCCGACGTGCTCCGTGACATCCGTAGGCAGGCCGGCTCCCAGCTTCGGCGGTTCACGTCCCACGGCCAGGTTGTGGAAGATGGTGGTGGCTGCGACGCTGGCAACAAGGGCAAGGACATCAGCAACTCGCTGTTCCGGAACATGACCGGCAGGCGGTACCTCGTCGTGGTCGATGGCAGCATCGCGGTTGCTGACTGGAACAGCCTCCGGGCGTCGCTCCCCGATGAGGGCAACGGCAGCAGGGTGTTGCTGGTCACCGACGCGGCGGGGCTGGAGGTTGTGGGCTACGCCGGTGGCCCGACGTACGACCCCATCGAGCTGACGCGGCTCAACCCGGAGAACACATACGAGCTGTTCCGGCGCAGGGTGTTTGGCCGCCGTGGCGACTGCCCTGGACGGTACAAGTCGAGGTACTACCAAGACGTGTTCCGGATCACCCGTGGCCTGCCGCTGTCCGTCGTCGTCCTTGCGGGCGTGCTCCGGTCCAAGGAACTGCCGGTGGAGTGGGATCAAGTGATGATGCAGCTGCTGGCGGCAAGGGACCAGCCACAGTGCAAGAACAGCAACGGCGGGAGGCGGATAATGTCGCTGGCATTCGACGACCTGCCGCACCACCTCAAGTCATGCTTCCTCTACTTTGCGGCGATGCCAGAGAGCGTGCACGTGGACGCGGCGAGGCTGGTGAGGCTGTGGGTCGCTGAGGGGTTTGTCCGGCCGCGGCGTGGGAGCACCATGGAGGAGGTCGGGCAGGGGTACCTCAAGGAGCTCATCTCCCGGTGCATGGTGCAGCTGGTGGACAAGGACGAGTTCGGCACTGTGAGGACGGTGGTGGTGCATGACCGTCTCCACGCCTTTGCCCAGGACGAGGCGCAGGAGGCGTGTTTTGTCGAGAGCCACGACAGCACCGACGTGCTCGCCCCCGCCACTGTGCGCCGCCTCGCTGTCCAGAACACCACCGGCAAACATGTCCACCTCGGCAATGCACTGCCCAAGCTCCGCACCATCGTCTGCGACTTCGTCAATGGCAGTACTACCAAGCCCAGCGTCTGCTTCCACTCCACCGACCTGGGCTTCCTCCATGCTTCCAAGTTCCTCCGCGTCATCGACATCCATGGCCTTGAGCTCAAGAAATTACCAAATGAGATCGGCTCAATGATCCACATAAG gtACCTTGGCCTTCAGTGCGGTCAGTTGGAGAGGCTGCCGAGCACGATAAACAAGCTGGTGAACCTGCAGTCACTGATACTCAAGGGCAGCAATGGCATGCTGGGCGTGACCGCCGCGTTCTGGATGATCCCAACGCTGCGGCACGTCGTGGCACCGTTCGCGCTGCCCAAGTGCTTGGGTGACCTGTACAGCCTCCAGACGCTCCATGGCGTGCAGCCGCACTGCTGGGACACACGTATCGGTGCCGGCAACCCGCTGGGGAGGGCCACTAACCTCCGGTCGCTGGAGCTCAGCGGGCTCACCGCCGCGCACGTCGGCACGCTGACTTCTGCACTGGAGAGCCTCGACCTGCTGGTACACCTGGTGCTGCAGGGCGAATCACTGCCACGGGCCGTGTTCACCGTCCCGAGCCTGCGGCGGCTGCAGAGCTTAAGGCTGGTGGGGTCCATGGACGAagatgaggacgaggaggaggccgatGACGTTGCCGTCCGGTACATCCGGCCGAACCTGACGAGGCTGTCGATGTGGTACACGATGGTGGGGCAGAGCTTCGTGGACATGCTGGGCGAGCTGCCGAGCCTGGCAGAGCTGAAGCTGATGTGGGGCGCCTACGACGGCGAGCAGCTGGTGTTCCAGGACGGCGGGTTCTCGGGACTGCATACGCTGGGGCTGGCGCTGCCGGAGCTGGAGGAATGGACGGTGAGATCAGGGTCCATGGCGGCGCTGGTGACGCTGACGCTGTTCCGGTGCGCCAACGTGCAGATGCTCCCAGAGGCTCTGGCCGGGATGAAGGAGCTGGAGGAGGTTGTGCTGTTCAAAATGCCGAAGATGGTGGGGAGGATCGAGGAGGGAGGCGAGGATCACCACAAGATCAAGCATGTCCCTGTCGTTCAGACCATCCGGTAG